A portion of the Marinobacter alexandrii genome contains these proteins:
- a CDS encoding LPP20 family lipoprotein — MKKFIIIALILGACRAYQPPTPTSVEKEESLSNQPEWVKRKPTSNKHYIGVGNASLSDPDYQVNAKLEALDDLASEISVTIESTSLLNQIENQAGFSEQFQAAIKSTTTQSIELHEQVDTWSDDQYYWVQYRLSKSQLQQLRKEKKQAALNISRDHFQNGSKARQRGQIIQSLHFYAQSIESLADYLNERNEVIIEEKSIDLSIEAYSRIFSTLSEITLISDSASYQFSPGESQKRIQINAITKDNIPVSNLSINISDRSSEVTNPRGEIHQVINRRTASKGLTAVANFQFFASYPIIQTLIKGVTRPQLTIRFFIPPITIGISSSERNLDQEVDQEILRSMLKKLFTQKGYRVIDSNAEYQVEIKSNTRKGSELSGLFTSYLDFTIDIKNQLNERIYSRSFSEIKGIHTSYQSAGIKAYQNAGKVYLEELENSINKNFINKD; from the coding sequence ATGAAAAAGTTTATCATTATAGCACTAATATTGGGCGCTTGCAGAGCTTATCAACCTCCTACTCCAACGTCTGTTGAGAAAGAAGAATCTCTTTCCAATCAACCGGAATGGGTGAAGCGAAAACCTACTTCTAACAAGCATTACATAGGTGTAGGAAATGCTTCACTTTCGGATCCAGACTACCAAGTAAATGCCAAGCTAGAAGCACTGGATGATTTAGCATCAGAGATCAGCGTAACAATCGAATCGACATCACTTTTAAATCAAATTGAAAATCAAGCAGGATTTAGTGAGCAATTTCAGGCGGCTATCAAGTCAACAACAACCCAATCTATCGAGCTACACGAGCAAGTTGATACCTGGAGCGATGATCAATATTACTGGGTTCAGTATCGATTAAGTAAAAGTCAACTCCAACAGCTTAGGAAAGAAAAGAAGCAAGCTGCCTTAAACATTTCCAGGGATCATTTCCAAAATGGAAGCAAAGCAAGGCAGAGAGGACAAATTATACAATCGCTTCATTTCTATGCCCAAAGCATAGAGTCACTGGCAGATTATCTCAATGAAAGAAATGAAGTCATTATAGAAGAAAAATCGATCGATTTAAGCATAGAAGCTTACTCGAGGATATTTTCTACCCTATCGGAAATTACTCTTATTTCAGACTCAGCTTCTTATCAGTTTAGTCCTGGCGAATCACAAAAAAGAATACAAATTAATGCCATTACAAAAGACAATATTCCTGTATCAAACCTGTCAATTAACATAAGCGATCGTTCAAGTGAAGTTACGAATCCAAGAGGGGAAATCCATCAAGTGATCAATAGGAGAACAGCTTCAAAAGGATTAACAGCAGTCGCCAATTTTCAATTTTTTGCCTCATACCCTATCATCCAAACATTGATAAAAGGAGTAACTCGACCGCAACTTACTATTCGATTCTTCATCCCTCCCATTACCATAGGTATTTCTTCTAGTGAACGGAACCTTGATCAAGAGGTCGATCAAGAAATCCTTCGCTCTATGCTTAAAAAACTCTTTACTCAAAAAGGGTATCGAGTAATTGATTCAAATGCAGAATATCAAGTAGAAATTAAATCAAATACACGAAAAGGAAGTGAGCTATCAGGCCTTTTTACCTCTTACCTGGATTTCACAATTGATATAAAAAATCAGTTGAATGAACGTATCTATTCCCGTTCCTTCTCAGAAATAAAAGGAATTCATACCTCTTATCAATCTGCGGGAATAAAAGCCTATCAAAATGCGGGAAAAGTCTATTTGGAAGAGCTGGAGAACTCCATTAATAAAAATTTTATCAACAAAGATTAA
- a CDS encoding DUF4476 domain-containing protein — protein sequence MRYLIYSIFIFGSFVANCQSNLVFYTEEGENFTLYVNGSQINQEPASRAKASGITGDFAQVKIIFETPGAPEIKKGIMMEVGKEMTSAIQKNNKGKYVLRPVSSAPIPRESETEAVPITNTTPPPTQTSTTASTQSSSTTSAINTDSETIGINMKVGDQSVGISVNMGGLESTQSNETQQPTNQSGNTQISATQLSARVEGKKIILSDGRVFNFNYYNANRMGPVIEMKNPIGASVTISYDGVESYSGEVPFQYNENDWKKSNAYFKLTVIEAAGTWSVKLKHSGKIIIDGASSQSVEPNQAPNPSISTGCASPMSDGNFNRSKESIEGKSFGDEKMTVFKQIVRANCFSVDQVIGFMELFTYEEEKLDVAKFAYLKTVDKGNYYQVNDALTYSDSVAELEGFLADQ from the coding sequence ATGAGATACTTAATTTATTCAATTTTTATTTTTGGTTCGTTTGTAGCAAACTGCCAATCCAATCTTGTCTTCTATACTGAAGAGGGTGAGAACTTCACACTTTACGTAAATGGTTCGCAGATAAATCAGGAGCCAGCATCCAGAGCAAAGGCCTCTGGAATCACAGGCGATTTCGCTCAGGTAAAAATTATCTTCGAAACTCCAGGTGCTCCCGAAATCAAAAAAGGGATCATGATGGAGGTTGGAAAAGAAATGACATCTGCAATCCAAAAGAACAATAAAGGAAAATACGTTCTTAGACCGGTAAGCTCTGCTCCTATTCCAAGAGAATCGGAAACTGAGGCTGTGCCGATTACGAATACAACTCCACCTCCTACCCAGACTTCCACAACTGCCAGTACTCAATCGTCTAGCACTACCTCTGCAATTAACACAGATAGTGAAACGATTGGCATCAATATGAAGGTCGGTGACCAATCTGTTGGCATAAGTGTGAATATGGGTGGACTGGAAAGCACACAATCAAATGAGACTCAGCAACCCACCAATCAATCAGGCAACACACAGATATCTGCTACTCAATTATCTGCTAGAGTGGAAGGAAAAAAGATTATTCTGAGTGATGGACGAGTTTTTAACTTCAACTACTACAATGCCAACCGGATGGGCCCGGTTATAGAAATGAAGAATCCGATAGGTGCTTCTGTAACTATCTCTTATGATGGTGTAGAGTCATATTCCGGTGAAGTACCATTCCAATACAATGAAAATGATTGGAAGAAAAGTAATGCATATTTCAAACTGACAGTAATAGAAGCAGCAGGTACATGGTCTGTAAAGTTGAAACATAGCGGTAAAATCATCATTGATGGAGCCTCCAGTCAATCAGTTGAGCCAAATCAAGCTCCTAACCCATCCATAAGCACTGGATGCGCATCCCCTATGAGTGATGGGAACTTCAACCGTTCAAAAGAATCCATTGAGGGGAAGTCGTTCGGAGATGAAAAGATGACGGTATTTAAGCAGATTGTTAGGGCAAATTGTTTCTCCGTAGATCAAGTAATTGGTTTCATGGAGCTTTTCACTTACGAAGAAGAAAAGCTGGATGTCGCAAAGTTCGCCTACCTCAAAACAGTAGATAAAGGCAACTACTATCAGGTCAATGATGCACTCACCTACTCAGATTCAGTTGCAGAACTAGAAGGTTTTCTGGCAGATCAATAA
- a CDS encoding tetratricopeptide repeat protein encodes MKTLALVSVLMASHLLCAQNFNEILDSALVIEDKKKALDYYISYQNQFSGVDKAHYLYGLGELHYSMRMPLDTVIKTYSLAHQKFQESEMDSMAFESLFEIASKVRRSGNRKRAVQYYLNAAEFAKKTDQRVLEGDALNSTGVNLYHQGEYVEALKYYLRANKIYEELEDPENIAKSYNNIGIIYKLFNNYELAIEYYQESLEIRKKNNLKNQTAPYFNLNELHHFIGDHRKALFYSNESLKAAREYDNKVWEIDVVISHIKDYQYLNEPDSMKLYVNLLFELIENDPSMVPTARKFLGIYYIEIGKSREAITALKEALDFFEKDSDIDQIELINSHIGDAYMQLRLYAKAIEYYYVALNMAIDENFSPMINLAMEKLHPALLASGKVEEAYHMLDSLRLREDSLFNESKASITGAMEARMNLIEEENRNTMLVKEAEIQSAQIANQRIIILLISSISIGLILVSILFVKQQKVKKKLAEKERELIASELDYKNQELINFAVQITQKNEFIKSLNEKIQSIENSDLVGIQEIVRANESITKDREEFDRYVQNVCEGFFAKLSDLYPEVTASEKRLAALLRLDLSSKEISTVLNISPKSVDMSRYRLRKKMNLEASANLSEALQSI; translated from the coding sequence ATGAAAACCTTAGCCCTTGTTTCAGTTCTAATGGCAAGCCATTTGTTATGTGCTCAAAATTTTAATGAAATTTTGGATAGTGCACTAGTCATTGAGGATAAAAAGAAGGCACTTGACTACTATATTTCTTATCAAAATCAATTTTCAGGCGTAGATAAAGCACACTACCTGTACGGACTAGGTGAGCTTCATTATTCTATGAGAATGCCATTGGATACAGTAATTAAAACCTATTCATTAGCACATCAAAAATTTCAAGAGAGCGAGATGGACAGTATGGCTTTTGAATCACTTTTTGAAATTGCCTCGAAAGTTCGAAGAAGTGGGAATAGAAAAAGAGCGGTTCAATATTATCTGAATGCTGCTGAATTTGCTAAGAAAACCGATCAGCGAGTTTTGGAGGGAGATGCGTTGAACAGCACAGGTGTAAATCTGTATCATCAAGGTGAATACGTCGAAGCATTGAAGTATTATCTACGTGCAAACAAAATCTATGAAGAACTGGAGGATCCGGAAAATATTGCTAAGTCATACAATAATATTGGAATCATTTACAAACTCTTCAATAATTATGAATTAGCCATAGAGTACTATCAAGAATCTTTAGAAATCAGGAAAAAAAATAATCTAAAAAATCAGACAGCACCATATTTCAACTTAAACGAGCTTCATCATTTCATTGGCGACCACAGAAAAGCCTTATTCTATTCCAATGAGTCGTTGAAAGCAGCCAGAGAATATGATAATAAAGTCTGGGAAATTGATGTGGTAATCAGTCATATAAAAGATTACCAGTATCTAAATGAACCAGACTCGATGAAACTATATGTTAATTTGTTGTTTGAGTTGATCGAAAATGATCCCTCGATGGTGCCCACTGCTAGGAAATTTTTAGGAATCTATTACATTGAAATTGGCAAATCCCGGGAAGCAATTACAGCTTTAAAAGAGGCGCTTGATTTTTTTGAAAAGGACAGTGACATTGACCAGATAGAGTTAATAAATAGTCACATTGGTGATGCTTACATGCAATTGAGGTTATATGCTAAAGCAATAGAATACTATTATGTAGCATTAAACATGGCCATTGACGAGAATTTCAGTCCTATGATCAACCTTGCGATGGAAAAGCTACATCCAGCCCTTTTAGCCTCTGGAAAGGTAGAAGAAGCGTATCACATGCTGGATTCACTCCGACTAAGAGAAGATAGTTTATTCAACGAATCTAAAGCGAGTATCACTGGTGCTATGGAAGCAAGAATGAACTTAATAGAAGAAGAAAATCGTAACACGATGTTAGTGAAAGAAGCAGAAATACAATCCGCCCAAATTGCTAATCAGCGTATCATAATTCTGCTAATAAGTTCGATTTCTATTGGGTTGATTTTAGTAAGCATTCTATTTGTTAAACAACAAAAAGTCAAAAAGAAACTAGCTGAAAAAGAAAGGGAGTTAATCGCCTCAGAGCTTGATTACAAAAATCAAGAGCTCATCAATTTCGCAGTTCAGATTACTCAGAAGAATGAGTTTATAAAATCTTTGAATGAGAAAATTCAAAGTATTGAAAATTCCGATCTGGTAGGTATCCAAGAAATCGTGAGAGCCAATGAATCTATCACCAAGGATCGTGAAGAATTTGATAGGTATGTTCAAAATGTATGCGAAGGCTTCTTTGCCAAACTCAGTGACTTGTATCCAGAAGTTACTGCTTCTGAAAAACGACTGGCCGCACTTCTCAGACTCGACCTAAGCTCAAAAGAAATATCTACCGTATTGAATATTTCTCCTAAAAGTGTAGACATGAGCAGGTATAGACTCAGAAAGAAAATGAATCTAGAGGCATCTGCAAATTTGTCGGAAGCACTTCAATCCATCTAA
- a CDS encoding ABC transporter permease, with the protein MDQWLSFPWVETFTMSILLIGTLSGVILLINKFPAGRWLGVLTLNYLGILVSQQFGFDLNRPTLLGTLSIVLFLYAKAFFFQKKRISGIHLLPVVLLIATSIYVDQAYVLAAFSGIVIISYIFSTIRLMYLESNSRGFSYFLNAGSRIRWFRNFITYNLFLLVTAFIGVGAPTFALLLLLLIGQVLYQLLKESNFLTPVPVGNKYQKSTLNPSIKASILEKLEAVMDEQKFYQRDDASLSKLAEELGATTHHLSQVLNESLKISFQDLMARYRIREACKILRDKRYQEIKIENVATMVGYNSKSAFNTAFKKRTGLTPSEYREAKNVQTYGEERLSERKEPSFGSETFSLNHVFNLKIKSSMILNFLKVFSRNLKRNSLFSLINLFGLTVGFVCSIFIYLFIEDELSYDKGIADYDQIYRITWMGDNPQTRTPHPMAQAMANDWPEVEAAVSISPWYGPGLSKESVRLKNPKTNMLFEEADFFFTDSTFFDVFDIEVLEGDEEALTKPFSLIITEAMAQKYFGDSSAIGRELELNDMPIAVTTVVKGMPENAHFHFNAIIPYITLKQINPNDNWMTWEDFGHFNYIKTGKGVDPAELQAKISEWVSNYLDWDQESIDGLMDASIGYFGVQPIEDIHLHSNLRWELESNGNVLYIYILTATLVFLLTIAGINYVNLTTAKSLERAREIGVRKTLGAVSANLTIQFYLESIIFSLIAFILSLIVAYLFINGFNFLSGKNFMTDSIFNGAFFLKSLGLSLGIGLLAGFYPAIALSSFKPTEVLKGKLTTSAKGVRMRSVLVVLQFAVSAILITGSLIIFRQIDFMKNTELGFDQEAVISFNIPVSIATGGINLPAVYSVRQQIETISGVRSTSMISNLPGGQFNQHPVYAKNNPDNRIDFSEVMVDFGVEEVLGLRTVAGRAFDPSYASDTANASFVINEIAAQQLNMENPVGELLMWVDNDTTYEGQIIGVVKDFHYKSLHQEIQPLLMVVEPYAAGHVLVKLDGNEFGSVMTEIEEIYSQLNAELPFEYYFMDQQLAELYEGEMKTLNIFSVFTGIAVALACLGLLGMAIATLSHRIKEVGMRKILGASSPQIMRMVLGQFLKLITIALLIGLPLAYLLMQTWMSEFSYQASFGIMPFIWASLALLVVAILSVGSAVTKITFSNPVDSLRYE; encoded by the coding sequence ATGGATCAGTGGTTGTCATTCCCTTGGGTTGAGACTTTTACGATGAGTATCCTCTTGATAGGAACCCTGTCAGGTGTGATATTGCTGATAAATAAATTCCCCGCTGGACGTTGGCTTGGCGTATTGACTCTCAATTATCTTGGAATTTTAGTTTCTCAGCAGTTTGGATTCGATTTAAACAGACCTACCCTATTGGGTACTCTTTCGATCGTCTTGTTTTTGTATGCAAAGGCCTTCTTCTTTCAAAAGAAACGAATAAGTGGAATTCATCTGTTGCCAGTTGTTCTACTCATTGCTACGTCTATCTACGTGGATCAGGCATATGTGCTTGCAGCTTTTAGTGGAATAGTCATTATTAGCTATATTTTCTCAACTATCCGATTGATGTACTTAGAGAGTAACTCCAGAGGATTTTCATACTTTTTAAATGCGGGTTCTAGAATCAGATGGTTCCGAAATTTTATTACCTATAATCTGTTTCTTTTAGTTACAGCATTCATTGGTGTAGGAGCGCCGACTTTTGCGTTATTATTACTGCTGCTTATTGGTCAAGTACTTTACCAACTGCTGAAAGAGTCAAATTTTTTGACACCTGTGCCAGTAGGAAACAAGTATCAAAAGTCGACACTCAATCCATCTATAAAAGCCTCAATTCTTGAAAAATTAGAAGCTGTGATGGATGAACAAAAGTTCTACCAAAGAGACGATGCATCACTAAGTAAACTGGCGGAGGAATTGGGAGCGACTACTCATCATTTATCTCAAGTACTCAATGAGTCATTGAAAATTAGCTTTCAGGATTTGATGGCACGCTACCGAATAAGAGAGGCTTGTAAAATTCTTAGAGATAAACGATATCAGGAGATAAAAATTGAAAATGTAGCTACTATGGTTGGCTACAACTCAAAATCAGCGTTTAACACTGCTTTTAAGAAGAGAACTGGGCTTACTCCATCGGAGTATCGTGAGGCAAAGAACGTTCAGACTTATGGGGAAGAACGTCTATCCGAACGGAAAGAACCATCATTCGGCAGTGAGACTTTTAGTTTGAATCATGTTTTTAACCTAAAAATAAAAAGCAGCATGATTCTTAATTTTCTAAAAGTGTTTAGTAGAAATTTGAAGAGAAATAGCCTCTTCTCGTTGATAAATTTATTTGGCTTGACAGTTGGGTTTGTGTGTAGTATTTTCATCTACTTGTTTATTGAAGATGAGCTTTCATATGACAAAGGCATAGCAGATTATGACCAGATCTACCGAATTACATGGATGGGAGATAATCCACAAACAAGAACACCACATCCAATGGCACAAGCCATGGCTAATGACTGGCCAGAGGTGGAGGCAGCAGTTTCTATATCACCATGGTATGGCCCGGGGCTGAGCAAGGAATCAGTGAGGTTGAAAAATCCTAAGACTAATATGTTGTTTGAAGAGGCGGATTTCTTTTTTACAGATTCCACTTTTTTTGATGTTTTCGATATTGAAGTTCTGGAAGGAGATGAAGAAGCATTGACCAAGCCTTTCTCTTTGATTATCACAGAAGCAATGGCTCAAAAATATTTCGGCGATTCGAGCGCTATTGGAAGAGAACTTGAGTTAAACGATATGCCTATTGCTGTGACAACAGTTGTGAAAGGGATGCCTGAAAATGCTCATTTTCACTTCAATGCCATCATTCCTTATATCACTTTGAAACAGATCAATCCCAACGATAATTGGATGACATGGGAAGATTTTGGTCATTTCAATTATATCAAAACTGGCAAAGGAGTTGACCCTGCAGAGCTGCAAGCCAAAATCTCAGAGTGGGTTTCAAACTATTTAGATTGGGATCAGGAAAGCATAGATGGATTGATGGATGCATCGATTGGATACTTTGGAGTGCAGCCAATAGAAGATATTCATCTACATTCAAACTTACGGTGGGAGCTGGAAAGCAATGGGAATGTGCTGTATATCTACATATTGACAGCTACATTAGTTTTCTTGCTGACTATTGCAGGCATCAATTATGTCAATCTAACCACTGCAAAATCTCTGGAACGAGCAAGGGAAATTGGTGTACGCAAAACATTGGGAGCAGTTTCCGCTAATCTCACTATTCAGTTTTACCTAGAATCAATCATCTTTTCTTTGATTGCATTCATCCTCTCTCTGATTGTTGCATACCTTTTTATTAACGGATTCAATTTTCTATCAGGAAAAAATTTCATGACTGATTCTATTTTCAATGGTGCTTTCTTTCTTAAATCATTGGGACTGTCTCTAGGTATTGGTCTTTTGGCGGGCTTCTATCCTGCAATAGCGCTTTCTTCTTTCAAACCAACGGAGGTATTGAAAGGAAAGCTGACTACTTCAGCAAAAGGGGTGAGAATGCGTAGTGTACTTGTTGTTTTGCAATTTGCAGTTTCTGCGATTTTGATTACGGGTAGCTTGATTATTTTCCGTCAGATTGATTTTATGAAAAATACAGAATTGGGGTTTGATCAAGAAGCAGTCATCTCTTTCAATATTCCAGTGAGCATTGCTACGGGAGGCATAAACCTTCCTGCTGTCTATTCCGTGAGGCAGCAAATTGAAACTATTTCTGGCGTAAGAAGTACTTCAATGATTTCTAACCTACCTGGAGGTCAGTTTAATCAACATCCTGTATATGCGAAGAATAACCCGGACAATCGAATAGATTTTTCGGAGGTAATGGTTGATTTTGGGGTAGAGGAAGTACTGGGTTTAAGAACTGTAGCAGGCCGAGCTTTTGATCCATCTTATGCATCAGATACAGCCAATGCCAGTTTTGTTATCAATGAAATAGCTGCCCAGCAGCTAAACATGGAAAATCCAGTAGGAGAGCTGCTTATGTGGGTTGATAATGATACAACCTACGAAGGTCAAATCATTGGTGTGGTAAAAGACTTTCATTACAAATCGCTTCATCAAGAAATACAACCTTTACTTATGGTAGTCGAACCCTATGCAGCCGGGCATGTTTTGGTCAAATTGGATGGGAATGAATTCGGAAGCGTGATGACTGAGATAGAAGAAATTTACAGCCAATTGAATGCAGAACTTCCTTTTGAGTATTACTTCATGGATCAGCAGTTGGCTGAATTGTATGAAGGAGAGATGAAAACGCTAAATATTTTTTCCGTCTTCACAGGTATAGCGGTGGCATTGGCATGTCTTGGTTTGCTAGGAATGGCCATTGCGACACTTAGCCACAGAATCAAAGAAGTGGGTATGAGGAAAATATTGGGAGCTAGCTCTCCTCAAATCATGCGCATGGTGCTAGGTCAGTTTTTAAAGCTGATTACAATTGCGCTTCTGATTGGGCTTCCTTTGGCCTATTTGCTCATGCAAACATGGATGAGCGAGTTTTCGTACCAAGCGTCTTTTGGAATTATGCCATTTATTTGGGCAAGTCTTGCTCTACTGGTTGTGGCTATTCTAAGTGTAGGTTCAGCGGTAACTAAGATCACCTTCTCTAATCCAGTGGATTCATTGAGATACGAGTAA
- a CDS encoding transposase, with amino-acid sequence MEAGKYYHIYNRGNNKENIFKENKNYEFFLNQYDKYLTSNVNTYCYCLMSNHFHMFIQIKDEAESEEVIKAFKNFFISYAKAINKSYNRTGSLFQSKFKKKQIDNDYYFSMIVAYIHLNPVRAQIVKYPQDWNHSSYTSLLSEKPTKLSRKEVIDWFGNQEAFIQFHQSFLEESKARQILF; translated from the coding sequence GTGGAAGCTGGTAAATATTATCACATTTATAATCGAGGAAACAATAAGGAAAATATTTTCAAGGAGAATAAGAATTATGAATTTTTTCTTAATCAGTATGATAAATACTTAACCTCCAATGTGAATACTTACTGCTACTGTTTGATGTCTAATCATTTCCATATGTTCATTCAAATCAAAGATGAAGCAGAATCGGAAGAAGTTATCAAAGCATTCAAAAACTTTTTCATCTCATATGCAAAGGCGATCAACAAATCTTATAATCGAACAGGTAGCCTATTTCAAAGTAAATTCAAGAAAAAACAAATTGATAATGACTATTACTTTTCAATGATCGTCGCATACATCCATCTCAATCCGGTGAGAGCCCAAATTGTTAAGTACCCTCAAGACTGGAATCACAGTTCTTACACTTCTCTATTGAGTGAAAAACCAACCAAGCTATCAAGGAAAGAGGTTATTGATTGGTTCGGGAACCAAGAAGCGTTTATTCAATTTCATCAGTCTTTTTTAGAGGAGAGCAAGGCCAGACAGATACTTTTTTAG
- a CDS encoding acyltransferase family protein, which translates to MEKVRRYDLDWLRVIVFSLLIFYHVGMFFVPWGWHIKNNEVYGWLRYPMLFLNQWRLPILFVISGMGTAYALSFRSAGQFIKERFIRLYIPLAVGMVLIVSPQVYMERVYDGDYSGSFLEWFASWEFINGFYPEGNFSWHHLWFLPYLLVFSIVLTPIFVQLRNKPNHSFLSWIRKRVSRNPYFLFWLILPLYLCEAFLEPFFDVTHNLVWDWFNFMSSIILFFYGFILISIKEQFWNAVGRIWKKMLVMGVMCFAALLYRWYFLEDSYIVHFTEALIKVINLWAWILTIFGWSSLNLNKKSRTIAYANRAVYPFYILHQTIIIVIGYYIYDMEWSLVIKFSVMLIGTFGLSWLLYEFLIRRVRLLWRLFGLKKTG; encoded by the coding sequence ATGGAAAAAGTACGTCGATATGACTTGGACTGGCTTAGAGTCATTGTGTTCAGTCTTTTAATTTTCTATCATGTAGGGATGTTTTTCGTTCCTTGGGGATGGCACATCAAGAACAATGAAGTATATGGGTGGCTGAGATATCCCATGCTATTTCTCAATCAATGGAGATTGCCCATCTTGTTTGTTATTTCAGGAATGGGAACTGCTTATGCACTTTCTTTTCGTTCTGCTGGCCAGTTTATAAAAGAACGTTTTATTCGTCTTTATATTCCGCTGGCTGTAGGTATGGTTCTGATTGTTTCGCCTCAGGTCTATATGGAAAGAGTCTATGATGGTGATTACTCTGGTTCTTTTCTAGAGTGGTTTGCAAGTTGGGAGTTTATAAATGGGTTTTATCCCGAAGGAAATTTTAGCTGGCATCACCTCTGGTTTTTACCCTATCTATTGGTTTTTTCTATCGTTCTCACTCCCATATTTGTTCAGCTGAGAAACAAACCAAATCATTCTTTTTTGTCCTGGATACGAAAACGAGTGTCCAGAAATCCATATTTTTTGTTTTGGCTGATTTTGCCTTTGTATCTCTGCGAAGCATTTCTAGAGCCATTCTTTGATGTTACGCACAATCTGGTATGGGACTGGTTTAATTTTATGAGTAGTATAATCTTGTTCTTTTATGGGTTTATTCTGATCTCTATTAAAGAGCAGTTTTGGAATGCTGTAGGACGCATTTGGAAAAAGATGCTGGTTATGGGAGTTATGTGCTTTGCAGCGCTCTTGTACAGATGGTATTTTTTAGAGGATTCTTACATAGTTCATTTCACAGAGGCACTTATAAAGGTCATCAACCTCTGGGCATGGATATTGACAATTTTTGGGTGGTCTTCTTTGAATCTCAATAAGAAAAGTAGGACGATAGCATATGCTAATCGAGCGGTTTATCCATTTTACATCCTACATCAGACAATCATCATAGTTATAGGCTATTACATCTATGATATGGAATGGAGTCTTGTGATAAAATTCAGCGTGATGTTGATCGGGACGTTTGGGCTTAGTTGGCTGCTTTATGAGTTTTTGATTCGAAGGGTAAGGCTTCTCTGGCGATTGTTTGGCTTGAAGAAAACTGGTTAG
- a CDS encoding CsgG/HfaB family protein produces MKHTLILLIIVSFTSQAQKKLLKQAFALESSEQYEQAAEKYKEVLYKNATRTDAISGLERTAQKVIDKKLSAYFISRNSGELEEAVNMFENVIQYQEELKYFNISAKIPAYYHTDYKADKQRLKTESEFKLTKEKKEDNESKYTEAVSLYNQYKWVLAWDIFSTISGYKESSAYLDKIKAKATRVSILENSKNRSSKGDVFRNSLLAEIIQLDNPLIRVISRDNLDQLIEEQKLGLTGLLNEQSVADLGEILGVEVMLLTRVLNYNMSDITNTRENKTAYVATSKQVYDPATQTTNYIKDYYPVTYQEYFIKNALEVSLQYQLIDVATAEVLSSDVIFENYENNISYAFYEGDHNTLHPSNGSAIYTKGKERKEFLKLFSQNPTTLTQKEMDSEVQKMLSKKVAKSLDNYFRK; encoded by the coding sequence ATGAAACATACTCTAATTCTATTGATAATAGTAAGCTTCACTTCGCAAGCGCAAAAGAAGCTACTTAAACAAGCATTTGCGCTAGAATCCAGTGAACAGTATGAACAGGCTGCAGAAAAGTACAAAGAAGTCCTTTACAAGAACGCTACGAGAACAGATGCTATCTCTGGACTTGAACGAACTGCTCAAAAGGTTATAGATAAAAAGCTTTCCGCATACTTCATCTCACGAAATTCAGGAGAATTAGAAGAAGCAGTTAACATGTTTGAAAATGTAATTCAGTATCAAGAGGAGTTGAAATACTTCAACATTTCAGCAAAGATTCCCGCCTACTACCACACAGACTATAAAGCTGATAAACAACGTTTGAAAACCGAATCTGAATTCAAATTAACAAAGGAAAAGAAAGAAGATAACGAGAGCAAATACACAGAAGCTGTTAGTCTTTACAATCAATATAAATGGGTATTGGCATGGGATATTTTCAGTACAATAAGCGGTTACAAGGAATCTTCGGCTTATCTCGACAAAATCAAAGCAAAGGCCACAAGGGTTTCCATCCTTGAAAACAGTAAGAATAGGTCAAGCAAAGGAGATGTATTCAGAAACAGCCTACTAGCTGAAATCATTCAGCTTGACAATCCACTCATTCGGGTGATCAGTAGAGATAACCTGGATCAATTGATTGAAGAACAAAAGCTAGGTTTGACAGGATTACTAAACGAGCAGTCCGTCGCTGATTTAGGGGAAATTTTAGGAGTTGAGGTGATGCTACTTACTCGGGTGTTGAATTACAACATGAGTGACATCACCAATACCCGTGAGAATAAAACAGCGTATGTAGCAACTAGTAAGCAAGTGTATGATCCTGCTACGCAAACTACGAATTATATTAAAGATTACTACCCGGTTACTTATCAAGAATATTTCATAAAAAATGCTTTAGAAGTTTCACTTCAATATCAACTCATTGACGTAGCAACAGCTGAAGTTCTGTCATCAGATGTCATATTTGAAAATTATGAGAACAATATAAGCTATGCTTTCTATGAAGGTGATCACAATACACTTCATCCTTCAAATGGATCAGCCATCTACACTAAGGGGAAGGAACGAAAAGAATTCTTAAAGCTCTTCTCTCAAAATCCAACAACATTAACTCAAAAGGAGATGGATAGTGAAGTGCAAAAGATGCTATCTAAAAAAGTAGCAAAATCATTAGATAACTATTTCAGAAAATGA